From a region of the Mercurialis annua linkage group LG1-X, ddMerAnnu1.2, whole genome shotgun sequence genome:
- the LOC126667584 gene encoding uncharacterized protein LOC126667584 — MAAPNNLAEQISAKIDEVRTNAPNTEFKVITDAGYGQICVGPIVTSPSQLCDLASPFHDAAPPRFSLPHKSPVWVGTTFRNWPIEHAGFSQWVIRLSPHFRQSWIDTGIHDLIELCKASRPIAKHYIMGAFLFWSSAVNCFCFKSGPMTVTLLDLALMLNVPLNGERINPNLRADAPKFNLSKAQKSYGAFVKLFMGEEPYKPDRNEHIAFLAFFIAEYILCTSSFRVTEDCFLLATALADGRRCNLGEFILAHLYRSLGDIAPLKDPRTFKCPGGPLWIVQLWLALYFPELFEVGPPIKDELCGFQLISAGTRLPHVLDVLQVFNNHSIRSPELMCPALQLTYPPSWLLAGWDVEDLEEAVQADPRLKLGGPYWGIALKCRNLISRLDYDRSGVEPYCSNFVSRQFGFCQGLPYPLLIAFNNRGTHRASIENYSELQYIISLNKAYIPPLSELSRPIFTPSCTPEFTNWWTSIVQNSFDLSPK, encoded by the coding sequence ATGGCTGCTCCCAACAACCTCGCTGAACAAATATCTGCAAAGATCGATGAAGTCCGAACCAATGCGCCGAACACAGAATTTAAGGTAATTACTGATGCGGGTTATGGCCAAATATGCGTCGGTCCCATTGTTACCTCTCCGAGCCAATTGTGCGACCTAGCTTCCCCTTTTCATGATGCTGCTCCCCCCAGATTTTCTCTACCCCATAAATCGCCGGTCTGGGTCGGCACTACATTCCGAAATTGGCCGATCGAACATGCTGGGTTCTCTCAATGGGTAATAAGGCTTTCACCACACTTCCGTCAATCCTGGATCGACACCGGCATCCACGATCTAATCGAATTATGCAAGGCAAGCAGGCCGATAGCAAAACACTACATTATGGGGGCCTTTCTATTCTGGTCAAGCGCCGTCAACTGTTTCTGCTTCAAATCTGGGCCGATGACTGTTACCTTACTCGACCTAGCTCTTATGCTCAATGTTCCTCTTAACGGAGAACGAATCAACCCCAACCTTCGCGCCGATGCTCCAAAGTTTAATCTATCCAAGGCGCAGAAAAGTTATGGTGCTTTTGTGAAGCTTTTCATGGGCGAAGAACCTTACAAGCCCGACCGTAATGAACATATCGCCTTCCTGGCCTTCTTCATCGCCGAATACATACTGTGCACCTCGTCCTTCAGGGTGACCGAAGACTGTTTTCTTCTAGCTACAGCACTTGCCGACGGTCGAAGGTGTAACTTGGGCGAATTCATCCTGGCACACCTATATCGCTCTCTGGGCGATATAGCACCCCTGAAAGATCCAAGAACCTTCAAGTGCCCAGGAGGCCCGCTTTGGATCGTCCAATTGTGGCTCGCCCTATACTTCCCCGAGCTATTTGAAGTCGGTCCACCTATCAAAGATGAATTATGTGGTTTCCAATTGATATCGGCTGGGACTCGCCTTCCTCATGTGCTTGACGTTTTACAAGTCTTCAACAACCATTCTATAAGGTCGCCCGAATTGATGTGCCCTGCTCTTCAACTTACTTACCCACCGTCATGGTTACTCGCTGGATGGGATGTAGAAGACTTGGAAGAAGCAGTGCAAGCCGATCCAAGACTAAAACTTGGTGGTCCTTATTGGGGAATCGCCCTAAAATGCAGAAACTTAATATCTAGGCTTGATTATGATCGGAGTGGGGTCGAACCGTATTGTTCGAACTTTGTGTCTCGCCAATTTGGCTTTTGCCAAGGCCTTCCCTATCCTTTATTGATCGCCttcaataatcgcgggacccATCGAGCCTCTATAGAAAACTACTCCGAACTCCAGTACATCATTAGCCTCAATAAAGCCTACATTCCTCCCTTGTCCGAACTGTCTCGCCCTATCTTCACCCCTTCCTGTACTCCGGAATTCACCAACTGGTGGACTTCCATCGTCCAAAACTCTTTCGACCTATCGCCTAAATAA